GGATTCGAAATCTTTGCTGTGGTACTAGGTGACATTAATGATTTTGGCGGTGTTAATTTTACCGATTCAGAAGCTACGGTCGATTTGTTTAGCGTAACTTACAAAGAAACAGACTTGGCTTTTCTAGATGAAAATGACGTACCCTCAAACCTTAGAATGGTACTTGACATCATGAAACCTATCATGCGAAATTTATTAGGCCCCATGGGAGAGAATATCAATTTTGTAGTTGCTGAAAACCCTAAAGACACCTCCGTAATCCCTATTGATCTCTTTGGAACGGATACATTACACCTTAGCTTGGGTGATTTTCACCAAAAGATTGAATTACCCTTAAATGCCGTAATCGTTGAAAAAAAATGCCCTGTAAACCAGACGCTGTATTCCGGAAGATGGAACTACTGTCCTGTACATGGTAAACCCTTAGAAAACCAGTAGTATTTCTTACAACAATTTCTCTACTTACATCAGCCAACTATAACGCCAAGACGCTCTTAGTAGCTATAAAATATTTTGTTAGCTTATTGTATCTTTAGGGAAACAAAAAATGAATGTCTTCTCGAACTCGTTTTAGTAACGCTTACAAAAATGCTAAACGCATTCCGTTTAACGACTCCTCCAAATTTATTGTTTTTAGCGATTGCCATCGTGGAGATAATAGTTTTGCAGACGATTTTGCCAACAATCGAAATATTTACTTTCATGCGTTAAAGCACTATTACAACGAGGGATTTAGCTATTGCGAATTAGGCGATGGCGATGAACTTTGGGAAAACATTGAGTTTAAAGACATCCTAGAAGCGCACAAAAACGTATTCGATTTACTGAAACTATTTTTTAACGACAACAGACTGTACCGCGTTGTGGGTAATCACGACATGGTATATAGACGCCAACGATACGTAGAAAAGAATTTATACAGTTACTTTAATAAAATTACCGGCAAAGATGAACCCCTTTTTCCCGGAATTACATTTACCGAAGGACTAATTTTTGAACACGAATCTACCAAGCAAGAACTTTTTATGGTACACGGCCACCAAGCAGAATGGATGAATTATGTTGGGTGGAAACTAAATCGTTTTATGGTACGTGCCTTGTGGCGGCAACTTCAAATTTTTGGAATTGGCGACCCAACAAGCCCCGCAAAGAATTACCGCGAATTAATTAAAGTTGAACGTCGCACCAAGCGATGGATTATAGACAACAAAAATCTCTTTACCATTACCGGACATACCCATCGCCCAAGATTTCCAGAACCTGGAGATATTGCTTATTTTAATGACGGAAGCTGCGTTCACCCACGAAGCATTACAGGTCTAGAGATTGTTAACGGATCTATTTCACTTATAAAATGGCACATTGCCACCACCGAAGACGGCACCCTAAAAGTAATTAGAAGACTGCTGGAAGGACCACAAAAATTAATTGATTATAAAACCGAAACTTCCTAACCTCCGTACTTTTATACATGAAAGAACTACGTACCATCTTTATATTACCCCTGTTTATAGTTGTTGGGTTTCTCTCTTGCTCTAATTCTGTAGAAAAAAATGACACTACTAAGAACAAAATGAGCTTCAACTATTTAGCGTTAGGTGACAGCTACACTATTGGGGAAAGCGTTTTACCCACACAGAATTTTCCGTTTCAATTACAAGACACAATCGCAAGGCATTTTAATAAAACTACCAACTACAAAATTATTGCAAAAACAGGTTGGACCACTACAGACTTGCTCAGTGCTATTAAAAAACAAAATCTTTCAAACAATTACAACCTTGTTACCTTACTCATTGGCGTAAACAACCAGTATCAAGGTAAGCCATTTTCGTTGTATGAAAGAGAATTTCCGAAGTTATTAGACATAGCAATACAAGCCGCCCAAGGCAATCCAAAAAACGTTGTTGTTGTTTCAATTCCCGATTACGCGTTTACCCCATTCGGACAAAAAAGTAGCAATTCGAAGAAAATTTCAGAAGAGATAGACCAATACAATGCATTTGCAAAAGAAATCGCTACAAAAAAAGGAGTCGCATTTCAAGATATCACAGACATCACTCGTACAGGCTTGGCCAACCAAGAGCTAGTTGCAAAAGACGGATTGCATCCTTCGGCAACTGCTTACACATTGTTTGTAGATAGGTTATTTAATCTTGTAAAAGAAGGAGTAGACTAATCGTCGTAAGGCGCCATCTTAACCTTTAGCCCATTTAAATTTTCGGCAATAAAAATCTGGCAGCCTAAGCGGCTATTCTCTGCTACGTAAAATGCTTCAGCAAGCATTAAATCTTCATCGGCACTCATCTCATCTAGTTCGTGATCACTCTCAATGTAGCATTGGCAAGAAGCACACATAGCCATACCGCCACAGACGCCAATCGTACCTTCTTCGGCTAGCTCATAAGACCTAATCACCTCCATAAGGTTCATATTCATATCGGTAGGAGCAATTATTTCGTGCTCGGTTCCGTCTCTGTCTGTGATATAAATAGTAATATCTGTCATTATCTACTTTTGGGCGTTACCTTCTCTGTTGGCTACTTGAACGCCTATCCACAATTGCCTAAAACATACGCCAACACAAAAGGTCGGGCTTTCGCTACTCGCTTTTTCTAGCACTTTCAAGCAGTGCCAAAAAAGAGCTCACACATACCGCTCAATCCCTAACGCAGTACTATTACCAGGTTGCGCTAAAGCAACTTGCTACTCAATCTTTTTAACCACGGCTTTGGGCGCTTCTTTTCTACTACCATCAAAACCATCTACACCGCCAACTGTAGTATATTTCATTACATAACGTTTGTCTGGGAAGATACGTTGGTACGCACTTTGGCACATCAAGGTAGCCTCATGGAAGCCGCAAAGAATTAATTTGAGTTTTCCTGGATAGGTATTTACGTCTCCAATGGCATAGATACCCGGTATGTTTGTTTGGTAGTCAAGCGTGTTGTCTACTTTAATAGCATTCTTCTCTATTTCTAATCCCCAATCTGCTATTGGTCCTAGTTTAGGAGCCAAACCAAACAACGGAATAAAAGCATCACACGGCTTATTAAAAACCTCAGCACCTTGCTTAATAGAAACACCTGCTACCTGTCTATCGCCAACCACATCTACAACTTCGGCCGGGGTAATGAGTTCAATTTTTCCCTGATTTTTCAATTCTTGAACTTTTTCTACAGAGTCTAACGCACCTCTAAACTCATTTCGCCTGTGTACCAGTGTAACGCTTTCGGCTATAGATGCCAAGAAAATACTCCAATCTAAAGCACTGTCGCCTCCCCCTGCAATAACC
This Rasiella rasia DNA region includes the following protein-coding sequences:
- a CDS encoding metallophosphoesterase family protein, producing MSSRTRFSNAYKNAKRIPFNDSSKFIVFSDCHRGDNSFADDFANNRNIYFHALKHYYNEGFSYCELGDGDELWENIEFKDILEAHKNVFDLLKLFFNDNRLYRVVGNHDMVYRRQRYVEKNLYSYFNKITGKDEPLFPGITFTEGLIFEHESTKQELFMVHGHQAEWMNYVGWKLNRFMVRALWRQLQIFGIGDPTSPAKNYRELIKVERRTKRWIIDNKNLFTITGHTHRPRFPEPGDIAYFNDGSCVHPRSITGLEIVNGSISLIKWHIATTEDGTLKVIRRLLEGPQKLIDYKTETS
- a CDS encoding SGNH/GDSL hydrolase family protein, encoding MKELRTIFILPLFIVVGFLSCSNSVEKNDTTKNKMSFNYLALGDSYTIGESVLPTQNFPFQLQDTIARHFNKTTNYKIIAKTGWTTTDLLSAIKKQNLSNNYNLVTLLIGVNNQYQGKPFSLYEREFPKLLDIAIQAAQGNPKNVVVVSIPDYAFTPFGQKSSNSKKISEEIDQYNAFAKEIATKKGVAFQDITDITRTGLANQELVAKDGLHPSATAYTLFVDRLFNLVKEGVD
- a CDS encoding 2Fe-2S iron-sulfur cluster-binding family protein, which translates into the protein MTDITIYITDRDGTEHEIIAPTDMNMNLMEVIRSYELAEEGTIGVCGGMAMCASCQCYIESDHELDEMSADEDLMLAEAFYVAENSRLGCQIFIAENLNGLKVKMAPYDD
- a CDS encoding NAD(P)/FAD-dependent oxidoreductase → MIKTDILIIGAGPTGLFTVFEAGLLKLKCHLIDALPQPGGQCSEIYPKKPIYDIPAFPEILAGDLVDNLMKQIAPFQPGFTLGERAETIEKQDDGSFIVTTNKGTQHHAPIVAIAGGLGSFEPRKPPIPNLANYEDHGVAYMIRDPEMYRNKRVVIAGGGDSALDWSIFLASIAESVTLVHRRNEFRGALDSVEKVQELKNQGKIELITPAEVVDVVGDRQVAGVSIKQGAEVFNKPCDAFIPLFGLAPKLGPIADWGLEIEKNAIKVDNTLDYQTNIPGIYAIGDVNTYPGKLKLILCGFHEATLMCQSAYQRIFPDKRYVMKYTTVGGVDGFDGSRKEAPKAVVKKIE